The nucleotide window aaagaaagaaagaaagagaaaaattagctgggtatttggcaagcacctatagtcctgagactcgggaggctaaggcaggaagatcacctaaacccaggagttttgaggttgctgtgagctaggctgacaccacagcactctagcccaggcaatggagtgaggctctgtgtcaaaaaaaaaaaaaaaaagttgtgaacAAGAGCTTTTACTTGCACACATATTTTTACTTGCACACATTCTTTTATTTGACTCACAGAATGATTGTGGGATTACATAAAATAGGTGTCCTGGGAGCACTGTTTTctccttgaaattcttttttccatCCTGGAATAAAACCTTTGGTTAGTTCCAGGTGCTGCCGTGGCCTAAGGTTTATCTCAGGTAAAAGGTGCTCTTTTTCTAACACTTATTTGTTTTATAAGATCAATATTCTTATTAAAATGATATTAAGCACTAAAAAGCTTTGTTATTTAGTATATTTATGCATGTTAaagaataatatttcaaaaaaatcaaaatcatcacAATGGTTACTTTTGGAAATGAGAATGATGGTAGTGACAAAAATCCAAGtattaggcggcgcctgtggctcaaaggagtagggcaccggccccatatgccggaggtggcgggttcaaacccagccctggccaaaagctgcaaataaaaaaaaaatctaagtattGAAGGAGATGGAGGCTTTTCCATGTCTTAGTTTAACAAAGGTGTTTATACATATGGCTCCCTTTTCATTCTGGATATCATTTTTGTATGAAAACTATTTTAatagtaatatttttttaaaagaaaatactaaaaacttGAAGAGGTTATAACAACACATTTAAGTGATCTAACTGATGTTCTTAGACTATATTAAAGTCTTAACCTACAGACCTTCAAATAATGAATTGTATTTTCAAGAGAGTTCCCTGAACTCTTTGCCACCCAAGTGTTTGTGGAAGAAAGTCTGGAGCTGCTCCCAGGCATCCACCTGGGCCATGGCATGAGCCCTGGGCTCCCCTCCCCAAATGACAGGACTGCCCACCAAAGTATGCAGGGAAGCCCAGCATAAGGGGAAGTAAGGAGGCTCAATATAGTGCCCTGCCCCCGGGTAACAGACGATCTGGGGCTTTTTCCTCCCGTGGGCCTGTAAGCGTTTGGAGGCCTCATGAGCATAGAACTCACTCTTCCAGTTGTGGTCATCCTGACCCACAAGGAACAGGAAGGTGTTCTCAGCCCTTTCCACAGGAATGAAGCTCTTCTGGTCAGGTCCTTCCAGAGGGCTGTTAAGGACATCCACAATGTCTGCAAAGCCATCTTTGGTCaccttgatttgatttttgttgaTGCCAATAGGGGGCAGGGTCTCACCCTTGTAGTGTAAGGTTCCCCCAACATTGGCCACAGAGCCATTGATTATGACAGCAGCCGTGATGCCCTTCAGGAAAGAGGCCATGGAAAGGCATAGGTCACCCCCTTTGGAAATTCCAAGCAGCCCGACTCCTGGACCCTTTACCTGTGAAAGGGACAGGGacacaagaagaagaaagagacaacAGGGAGTGTGATAAATGGTACCACCCTTGGAAGTCAGACAACCCTGAGCTTGAATGTGGCTTCTACCATCTACCCAGTTTGCAGGCTTGGGAAATTTACTTACCCTTCCTCTCCATGTCTTCTTTTCCACAATTTCTCCATCACTGTTTAGTGACAACCATATGTCTAATCTGTCAATTATTTTGGCTGCTCATTTCCTTGACTTTGTATTTCCAAGGTCTTTTTCTCTGTCCTACCCAAGCCACCCAGTCCCATTATCATAACTAAAATGAGTCATCAATAAGTATATCATGTCCAAAATCTCATCTTTAAGCATTCCACTCTCAGATCACCATCTTTAATACTTTCAGTTTAGCCATTCTGATAACCCCTGTGTCCACTTCTTTGCAACCCTGGCTACCACTTTTTCACTATCAATATCTCTCTCCTGTTTTCACTTCCCATCTTCTCCAGCTTAAATTTCATGCTTCATTCGTTATCACTCCATTGCAAACTTTGATCATACAGACCTGGAAAAATGCTAACTCTGATTAAATCTACCTATTCACTTCATCCAGGACTGCATTTGTGCAAATGAACATtggtagaggaaaaaaatatatacattgatGGTAACAGACCTCACTTTCATTTCATGACCACAAATTTCAAATGAACATCCCCAGTGTCCATCAGTCCTGCTGCACTTTACTGGTATAATTGCTTTTCACTTCTGTAAAAGACTACTTCACACCTTCTCCTATCTCCTCTAGACCCTGTAACCCCCACATtcccctcagtttttttttttctttgccaagacagagtctcactcagatgccctggggttgagtgttgaggcatcatagctcatagcaacctcaaactctcaggttgaAACGATTCttttatttcagcctcccaagtagctgggactacagatgcctgccacaactcacagctagtttttctattcgtagagacagggtcttgctttgctcaggctggtcttaaactcctgagctaaggcaatctacctgtcttggcctcccagagtgtgagccaccacgctcggcCTTTCCCACTTACTTTTAGCTCTTCATACTTTTTTTGGGTAGGAATAgtgcctcactctgtcacccaggctgtagtACAGTGTGTGATCATCAGTTCTTCATACTTCATTAAAATGATAACAGATACTATTTTCTTACTGCCAAATCTAATTTTCACATGAACATTTCTGCCCTCTGTCCTGTGTCCAAGGAAGCACCTGACATAAATTTGTTCAATACAGTTGCTGTCTCAATACAGTTGCCTTATATAAGTTATTTGAAACCCAGTTGTACCCCCAACATCATTGGCCTACTGAAGACTTCCCCTGTGTGTGGCAGTTTATGATATAACCCACTTGTGCCTCTTCCCACAAACCCAAAACCCAACATACCTCTGTATGAGGGGGATGTGGGGGTTACAGAGttgttgagctatgatgcctcaacACTCAACTGAGGCatctgagtgagactttgtctcagaaaaaaaaaaaagtgagggggAAGTGGGAGTTACAGGGTCTAGAGGAGACAGGATAAGGTATGAAGTAGTCTTTCCCAGACGTGAAAAGTAAATATGCCAGTGAAGTGTGGCAGGATTAATGGACACTGGGGATGCTCATTGCTGCTGACTGCATTAAAACCTAATGACCAAGACCAGAGTCATGGAAATAAATTCCCTACCTTCTGCATCATTTCTAAAAACTGGCCAATTCATAATCCCCTATGGAAAAATATGCCTGAGTAACACCCTCAGCCCCAATAAAGCACTTGGCCcacaggttctctctctctctctcccactccttAGTTGAATGTGCATGTCTGTAAGTTATACCATCCTTTTACTCTGGATCTGTAAGTAATAAACTGCTTctgttatttcatgtttttcattttactgCCTCTTCTGTGTCTCACCTGACCCACACAGCTAACTTCTTTCCAGGTCAGGGCTATCTTATAGAGTGGCTATCTTGTTAGGAACAAACCGGACCTGAGTCTGGTAAGAGAAACAGGGCattaaacaaatacaaacaaatttcCTCTAAAAAGGACATCTGGTCAAATGTCAGATACTTAGGCATTAGGCCATCTACCAGGATAAAAATAATCCCATGAAAGGCATAGTGTAAACATCCACATCCAAATCTCCTGGAGCCTCATCAGAGCAGAGCTAGAGTTTAATGTCATTCTCCTGACAAAGACCTAAAgatacaatgagaaaaaaaaaacaaaaacatttctgtttgtttgtctttgagacagagtctcactctgttgccctgggaagagtgccatggtgtcgtagctcatagcaacctcaaactcctgggctcaagtgatcctcatgcctcagcgtcctgagtagctgggactacaggtgcccaccacaacacctgggtagttctatttttagtagagaaggggtctcatgtttgctcagactggtctcaaactcctgtgctcaggcaatccactcacctcagcctcctggagtgggaggatcactggtatgagccacctctcctGTCCCCCtatcacctttttcttttcttttcaagacagagtcccactatgttgcccaggctagagtgcagtggctattcacaggcacgaTCACAATTCAtgatagtcttgaactcctgggctcaagtgatcctcctgccttagtatcccaaatagctgggactacaggctcacaccACTGTGCTCAACTCTCCTATCACCTTTTTTATGAGCTTCAGTGCGATTAACCTTGAGCTCTGATTGACTTATATAATAAGCAAGATTTATCTTCAAATCCCCTGATATGCTAAATCTAGAACCCTCAAAACATACCTAGTATCCAGGTTCTCTGACTACCATGTTTCTCCCTTAaaatttaatagaagaaaaaaatcttaattttgtaCTCAGGACAAGGAGATATTAGGAGAGAGAACTGTTAAATTCAAACACTGAATCTGGCACCTCCAGAGACAGCaactcctttcctctttccatttACTTCCTATATCAAACCAAGGCTTCCTAAATGTGTTTGGACTCattatgaaatattataaaatattggaaTTTAAAATTCCATAATAACAACTACGAACATCTTTACTAGCAGAAAGTGTATGATAGTAATACAGAATTGTGTAGAAGATGTCTATGAGAGTGACTATAAAAGGTAGTGTATGCTGGGTAAGGAGGAGCTGTGATAAATGAGCCAACTTCtgttggaggaggaggagacctAAAAGGTAGCCCATAAAACTCAGAGAAGAGCTAACCTGAGGGTGATTGAGCAGGTAGTTGACAGCTTCTTCAAAGTACTCCAGGTGGAGGGTCTCCAGGCTCTTGGGGAGGTCTTCATAGTTATAATAAGCCAGAGCCATCACAGCAAAGCCCTTCCCAGCCAGCAGACTAGCTCGGTACTCCAGGAGGCCACCTCC belongs to Nycticebus coucang isolate mNycCou1 chromosome 9, mNycCou1.pri, whole genome shotgun sequence and includes:
- the LOC128594540 gene encoding acyl-coenzyme A thioesterase 1; the protein is MPSLAVLRASGLFRGGLKSWAQCWGPPPLRSHGPMTWAPARTAATLSLEPAGRCCWDEPVRIAVHGLAPEQPVTLRASLRDERGVLFRAHARYRADARGELDLARAPALGGSFVGLEPMGLLWALEPEKPLLRLVKRDVQTPYAVELEVLDGHGPESGRLLGRAVHERGFLRPGVRREPVRVGRVRATLFLPPKPGPFPGIVDILGAGGGLLEYRASLLAGKGFAVMALAYYNYEDLPKSLETLHLEYFEEAVNYLLNHPQVKGPGVGLLGISKGGDLCLSMASFLKGITAAVIINGSVANVGGTLHYKGETLPPIGINKNQIKVTKDGFADIVDVLNSPLEGPDQKSFIPVERAENTFLFLVGQDDHNWKSEFYAHEASKRLQAHGRKKPQIVCYPGAGHYIEPPYFPLCWASLHTLVGSPVIWGGEPRAHAMAQVDAWEQLQTFFHKHLGGKEFRELS